Proteins encoded by one window of Triticum urartu cultivar G1812 unplaced genomic scaffold, Tu2.1 TuUngrouped_contig_4749, whole genome shotgun sequence:
- the LOC125528261 gene encoding uncharacterized protein LOC125528261 produces MEAKKRAATIAAICMLLIMSVPSQQRVSAMSFCDCYRQCYPGCRQSVPWWLCNVNCAGNCDVGDREDTLAACIMVCSTDSAPTYAQGVADCIAECNKRWGQ; encoded by the exons ATGGAGGcaaagaagagggcggccaccaTTGCCGCCATCTGCATGCTCCTCATCATGTCAGTGCCATCCCAGCAGCGGGTGTCCGCCATGTCCTTCTGCGACTGTTACCGGCAGTGCTACCCCGGGTGCAGGcagagcgtcccttggtggctctgCAACGTCAACTGTGCTGGCAACTGCGACGTCGGCGACCGGGAGGACACCCTTGCCGCGTGCATCATGGTCTGCAGCACGGACTCTGCACCAACAT ATGCACAAGGTGTTGCGGATTGTATAGCTGAGTGCAACAAGAGGTGGGGGCAATAA